Sequence from the Dehalococcoidia bacterium genome:
TCCTTTGCCGGTGCACCCATGACCAACAGCCGTGGCCTTCTCCTCGTGAGCGGTATCGACCAACAGCTTGGCGATCAGAGGACGCGCCAGAGCCGTAGCCAGTGGATACTGGCCTTCATAGATTGCATTGGCCTGGAGGGCCGGGAAAACGAAATCGCTGACGAAAAGATCCCTAACATCAACCACCAGCGATTTCACAGCACCCACATCAAGCGCCCTTTGCTGAATCGAAGGGTAGTCTTTTTCCATCCCGATATCCAGCGCCAGAGCAATGACGTTATAGCCGTATTTCTCTTCTATCCACCGGATAGCCACTGAAGTATCCAGTCCGCCGCTGTAAGCCAGCACCAATTTCTTTACCACCATAAACCCCCTAAAAACCGTTCCAGTTCATTCTAACATTCGAAGTGGCTCACAGCAATATCGGCCCTGCTCGAAAACCAGGATCGAGAAGCATGCCCAAACGGGTTTCCTCTTTGAATTCCCGGGTATGGCCATTTGGCCCTGGATCGGCTATCATTCTTTTACCGAAGCCTGATCACTCATTTGGAGCCCTCTATGACTTTGCCCATTATCGATACCCATGCCCATCTGGATATGAAGCCTTTCGATAAGGATCGTGCTGAAATCATTGACCGGGCGCGAAAAGCCGGCATCACCCGGATCGTGACCATCGGAATCGATCTGGAATCGAGCCGGAAAGCCATTGAATTGGCCGAGGCTCATCAAGATGTTTTTGCCACCGTCGGGTTTCACCCTCACGATGCCTCCCAAATGCAGCCTGACGATATCGAACGCATGGCTGAAATGGCGCACCATCCCAGAGTGGTTGCCATTGGGGAGATGGGACTGGACTTTTATAGAAACAAGTCACCCAAAGAAGTCCAAGTCCGTGCACTTGAGTGGCAATTGGAGCTGGCAGACAGACTCTCTTTGCCGATTGTCATCCATTGCCGCGAGGCGGCCACAGACATGACAGCAATACTGAGCAACTGGATCAAAAGCCACCAGTCCGCAAATCCAGGGACTGTTGGTGTGATTCACTGCTTTAACGGCAATGCCGAGACGGTTCAAAAATACCTGGACATGGGGTTCTGCATCGCCATTGGAGCCTACATCGGTTATCCCACCTCACTTGGATTACACGATGTAGTCCGTTCCATACCGGCTGATCGGCTCCTGGTGGAAACCGATTGCCCTTTTCTTCCGCCGCAGGCTTATCGGGGGAAAAGAAATGAGCCTTCCTATTTGCCGGGCACCGTTGATAAAATTGCTGCCATCAGAAGTGTTCTGCCTCAAACCATCGCTGAGCGGACTACACAAAATGCCATTAGGTTGTTTCGGTTTTCTGATAGCAAACTGTCCTAAAAGAGGTGAAGGATTCCTCCTTCCGGGGGTTTGGGGGTGTCCCCCCAAATTTAACAACTCCCCCAACGAGTGGGGGTTAGGGGGCTGAGTCAGACTGTGAACACTCTGGATTGAGGAAGCAGCTAGCTAACGGCCGCTTCCGGGGAAGATGAGGAGGCCATCATGAGTGAAACGAATGGTGTTCCCCAATCGAATCCGGTGCCGAAATCCAAACCGGTGGATGCTGTCGCCATCCAGGCCCTCATCACAGCAATGACCTCGGAAAGAGACGGGCTTAAGCGTCAGAAGGCCCGCCTGGAGCTAGTGGATATTGGTAGTCCGGCTGTTCCTTATCTCGTAGAAGCCATGCAGAACAAGCGAGAATGGGCTCGGTGGGAAGTTGCCAACGCACTGGGAGAGATCGCTGATGCAGCGGCAGTTCCGGTTTTGGTGGAAGCCCTACGCGATAAGGTATTCGATGTTCGCTGGTTGGCAGCAAAAGGGCTGATCCGGATCGGATGGAGATCCATTATCCCGGTGATCGAGTCGCTGATCGATCATGCCGATGCCATCTGGATGCGCGATGGGGCGCATCATGTTTTGCATGATCTGGCCAGAGGGCGATTCCAGGAACCCTTAGGGCCGATACTGACTTCGCTCAAAGGGATCGAAGCCGCAGTAGAAATC
This genomic interval carries:
- a CDS encoding TatD family hydrolase, yielding MTLPIIDTHAHLDMKPFDKDRAEIIDRARKAGITRIVTIGIDLESSRKAIELAEAHQDVFATVGFHPHDASQMQPDDIERMAEMAHHPRVVAIGEMGLDFYRNKSPKEVQVRALEWQLELADRLSLPIVIHCREAATDMTAILSNWIKSHQSANPGTVGVIHCFNGNAETVQKYLDMGFCIAIGAYIGYPTSLGLHDVVRSIPADRLLVETDCPFLPPQAYRGKRNEPSYLPGTVDKIAAIRSVLPQTIAERTTQNAIRLFRFSDSKLS
- a CDS encoding HEAT repeat domain-containing protein, producing the protein MSETNGVPQSNPVPKSKPVDAVAIQALITAMTSERDGLKRQKARLELVDIGSPAVPYLVEAMQNKREWARWEVANALGEIADAAAVPVLVEALRDKVFDVRWLAAKGLIRIGWRSIIPVIESLIDHADAIWMRDGAHHVLHDLARGRFQEPLGPILTSLKGIEAAVEIPLVGRKVLEALKPIEVQAIREEQEAREKAEPETENGTH